Proteins co-encoded in one Coregonus clupeaformis isolate EN_2021a chromosome 17, ASM2061545v1, whole genome shotgun sequence genomic window:
- the LOC121586759 gene encoding CCN family member 4-like isoform X2: MSWLLMWILIAAGIQKAYSQTQNSTAMLPLAEPTDLEPYNRTQYCHWPCECPPVLPSCPPGVSLLMDGCDCCKACARQAGEGCNEADACDYHKGLYCDYSSDKPRYEKGVCAYMVGTGCEHDGVIYRNGQSFKPSCKYQCLCVNGAIGCVTLCTDSQPPRVWCQNPRRVKIPGRCCEQWICDEPKKGRKTAPRHAVEALPAEAQGQSRNCVIQTTSWSICSKTCGRGVSLRVSNANERCEMVKESRLCNIRPCEVDITKHIKPGKKCLNIYREEQPKNFTISGCVSKQPYRPKYCGVCMATDHRCCIPYKSKTIYVEFVCPNGAVFTWQVMWINACFCNLSCRNPNNIFAELENYYGYPEVVN; the protein is encoded by the exons ATGAGCTGGCTCCTGATGTGGATTCTTATAGCAGCTGGGATTCAAAAG GCCTACTCCCAGACCCAGAATTCCACTGCAATGCTGCCCCTAGCAGAACCCACAGACCTAGAGCCGTACAACCGGACCCAGTACTGCCACTGGCCCTGTGAGTGCCCcccggtcctcccctcctgccccccaggggtgagcCTGCTCATGGACGGCTGTGACTGCTGCAAGGCCTGCGCCAGGCAGGCGGGGGAGGGGTGCAACGAGGCAGACGCCTGTGACTACCATAAGGGACTGTACTGTGACTACAGCTCGGACAAGCCTAGGTACGAAAAAGGAGTGTGTGCCT ATATGGTTGGTACGGGCTGTGAGCATGACGGTGTGATCTACCGGAATGGGCAGAGCTTCAAGCCCAGCTGTAAATACCAGTGCCTGTGTGTGAACGGGGCCATCGGGTGCGTGACCCTGTGTACAGACTCCCAGCCTCCCCGGGTGTGGTGCCAGAACCCGAGGAGGGTTAAGATCCCCGGACGCTGCTGTGAACAGTGGATCTGTGACGAGCCCAAGAAGGGGAGGAAGACTGCTCCAAGACATGCAGTGGAGG CTCTTCCTGCTGAGGCTCAGGGCCAGAGCAGGAACTGTGTGATCCAGACCACTTCATGGAGTATCTGTTCTAAGACATGTGGTCGAGGTGTGTCACTGCGCGTATCCAACGCCAACGAGAGGTGTGAGATGGTGAAAGAGTCCCGCCTCTGCAACATACGGCCCTGTGAAGTGGACATCACCAAGCACATCAAG CCAGGGAAGAAGTGTCTGAACATCTACAGAGAAGAGCAGCCAAAAAACTTCACCATCTCAGGCTGTGTCAGTAAGCAGCCTTACCGGCCTAAATACTGTGGTGTCTGCATGGCCACGGACCATCGCTGCTGCATTCCCTACAAGTCCAAGACCATCTACGTGGAGTTTGTGTGTCCCAACGGGGCCGTGTTCACCTGGCAGGTCATGTGGATCAACGCCTGCTTCTGTAACCTCAGTTGCAGGAACCCCAACAACATATTCGCCGAGCTGGAGAATTACTATGGCTACCCTGAGGTCGTGAACTGA